From the genome of Scytonema hofmannii PCC 7110, one region includes:
- a CDS encoding bifunctional serine/threonine-protein kinase/ABC transporter substrate-binding protein, which produces MTYCINPRCRNPYNPDGRLFCFTCGSELLLEGRYRVVEVLEKRPYTAVYEVLEKGRVKILKVLEQPQNKLVELFEKEAKVLQSINHPGIPKGYSYFQFKVKDSLTLFPCFVMEKIEGLNLQEYLQQRDNRPIQEELAVEWLFKLVNIVDTVHEKRLFHRDIKPSNIMLRSDGELVLIDFGAVRELTDTYSEALAQEEVTTISSQGYTDPEQCQGQAVPQSDFFALGRTFVYLLTGKEPYELSPDPKDRERKVWRDRVEISELLANFIDDLMEPLPIKRPQDTKKILQKLREIQTIYELHLEERGEINIRYQSTESLKKVLSEPTYVQSTYYENNGQAQSFSRSLNLNLVDTLVDSKLGEIHHQTINKTQKKISIKKLLTATSVFAAVLVGGIALSFVNRVDGCSKSIFSKFPTDDNISCGEQIIITQSINLEKEEGVKAFAAGRYEAAIGLLEKSWKKNPDPETLIYLNNARIFQQAPKSYTFAVVVPMTNNNDSINVSKEMLRGVAQAQDEFNKNPKTNHKVKILIATDNNNPYQAKKIAEALVKKLDVLGVVGHFTSDTTISAVGIYQKHKLPLISSTATSKDLSTVCRQSHCYFRRIAYTDRDIAQNLASYMLTNAKKRKAAVFFNETSNYSLSMRDTLERSFTAGGGTVVKEFDLSTPNFNSTQAMSEVQAHGADILVMLPNNDGLISETVFRLIRANRLRYPIVGGDSLLMPNILEGAGNNVEGMVVGIPWHHLSSPNRQYTQAAIKLWGEPVNWRTALSYDATRVFVAATEKLSFANRVNLEQIMADPNFTARGATGEISFLYNGDRKEQNIQQLVTVKSHPSTGQLQFIPLQ; this is translated from the coding sequence ATGACTTATTGTATCAATCCCAGATGTAGAAATCCTTATAACCCTGATGGTAGGCTGTTTTGCTTTACCTGTGGTTCAGAATTGCTTTTAGAGGGTCGCTATAGAGTCGTTGAAGTTCTGGAAAAACGACCGTATACAGCAGTCTATGAAGTTTTAGAAAAAGGAAGAGTTAAAATCCTCAAAGTTCTGGAACAGCCACAGAACAAATTGGTAGAGTTATTTGAGAAAGAAGCAAAAGTTTTACAGTCTATCAACCATCCTGGCATTCCTAAAGGATATAGCTACTTTCAATTCAAAGTAAAAGACAGCTTAACTTTATTCCCTTGCTTCGTGATGGAGAAAATCGAGGGATTAAATTTACAAGAGTATTTACAACAAAGAGACAACCGTCCTATTCAGGAAGAATTAGCAGTTGAGTGGTTGTTTAAGTTGGTAAATATCGTAGATACAGTTCATGAAAAAAGACTGTTTCATAGAGATATTAAACCATCCAATATTATGTTGAGATCTGATGGAGAACTTGTGCTGATAGACTTTGGCGCAGTTAGAGAACTAACAGATACTTACTCTGAAGCTTTAGCTCAAGAAGAAGTCACAACAATTTCTTCCCAAGGGTACACAGATCCAGAACAATGTCAAGGTCAAGCTGTTCCTCAATCAGATTTTTTTGCTTTAGGTCGTACATTTGTCTATTTGCTGACAGGTAAAGAACCTTATGAGCTTTCTCCCGATCCTAAAGATAGGGAAAGAAAAGTTTGGCGAGATCGGGTAGAGATTTCTGAATTGTTAGCAAATTTTATCGATGATTTGATGGAACCGTTGCCCATAAAACGTCCACAAGATACAAAAAAAATTTTACAAAAATTAAGAGAAATACAAACAATTTATGAGCTTCATTTGGAAGAAAGAGGCGAAATCAACATTAGATATCAGTCAACAGAAAGTTTAAAAAAAGTTTTATCTGAGCCAACATACGTTCAATCTACTTATTATGAAAATAACGGTCAGGCTCAAAGTTTCTCTCGCAGTCTTAATTTGAATCTTGTTGATACTTTAGTTGACTCCAAATTGGGAGAAATCCATCATCAGACTATTAATAAAACTCAGAAAAAAATTTCAATAAAAAAGCTGTTAACAGCTACATCCGTATTTGCTGCTGTTTTGGTTGGAGGAATCGCTTTATCTTTTGTCAATCGAGTGGATGGGTGTTCAAAGAGTATCTTTAGTAAATTCCCAACCGATGACAACATAAGTTGCGGAGAACAAATTATTATTACTCAAAGCATAAATCTGGAAAAAGAAGAAGGGGTTAAAGCATTTGCAGCAGGAAGGTATGAAGCTGCTATCGGTTTGCTAGAGAAGTCATGGAAAAAGAACCCCGATCCCGAAACTTTAATCTACTTAAATAATGCTCGCATTTTTCAACAAGCGCCGAAAAGTTATACTTTTGCTGTTGTTGTTCCAATGACAAACAATAACGATAGTATCAACGTCAGTAAAGAAATGTTACGGGGAGTGGCTCAAGCTCAAGATGAATTTAATAAAAATCCCAAGACAAATCACAAAGTTAAAATTCTTATTGCCACTGACAACAATAACCCTTACCAAGCCAAGAAAATAGCAGAAGCTTTAGTAAAGAAACTTGATGTTTTAGGTGTTGTAGGTCATTTTACCAGCGATACCACTATCAGCGCTGTCGGTATTTATCAAAAGCACAAGTTACCATTGATTTCTTCCACTGCTACCTCAAAAGATTTATCAACTGTGTGTCGGCAATCGCATTGTTATTTTCGTAGAATAGCATACACTGACAGGGATATTGCTCAAAACTTAGCAAGCTATATGCTTACAAACGCTAAGAAACGGAAAGCCGCCGTCTTTTTTAATGAAACAAGCAACTACAGTCTTTCTATGCGAGACACATTAGAAAGAAGCTTTACTGCAGGTGGCGGGACAGTTGTGAAAGAGTTTGATTTATCAACACCAAACTTTAATTCAACTCAAGCTATGAGTGAAGTTCAAGCACATGGTGCTGACATACTTGTTATGCTCCCCAATAATGATGGTCTTATTTCTGAGACTGTGTTTCGCTTAATTCGTGCCAATCGGTTACGTTACCCTATTGTGGGTGGAGATAGTCTTTTGATGCCTAATATTTTAGAAGGTGCTGGCAATAATGTAGAGGGAATGGTGGTAGGGATACCTTGGCATCACTTGAGCAGTCCCAACCGACAATATACACAAGCCGCCATTAAGCTATGGGGGGAACCAGTCAATTGGCGTACAGCATTATCTTATGATGCCACTCGCGTGTTTGTGGCTGCAACTGAAAAGCTTTCATTTGCGAATCGCGTGAATTTAGAACAGATAATGGCAGACCCTAATTTTACAGCAAGAGGTGCTACAGGAGAAATTTCTTTTCTCTATAACGGCGATCGCAAAGAACAAAACATTCAACAATTAGTTACAGTCAAGTCTCATCCCAGTACCGGACAACTCCAATTTATTCCTCTTCAATAA
- a CDS encoding RNA-guided endonuclease InsQ/TnpB family protein — protein MEQVLTLVCKLQPTPNQVMKFEGVLHAFADACNYTNEVVKPQITSKATIQNIVYEDLRAKFGMSANLAVRACARVGANRLTAKKKGKPVKLFKPTSVDYDARIFAFREKDWTVSLTTTQGREHIKIDAGNYQRGKLKGRKPTSAQLCKHRDGQYYIHIQLKDEVPDPQTTKTVIGVDFGRRDIAVTSDGDTWSGEKLTKTRDKYSKVRASLQKKASTRTRSSRRRCRQILARLSGRERRFQTWVNHKISKTIIQQAKHTQAFVAIEDLTGIRERTNQKPRNKTERRRSNSWAFYQLRMFLEYKGLRDGVEVITVPPAYTSQTCHYCLHIGQRSDKKFKCINPDCNWSGDADLNGSRMIAALGLSVNQPGGSNGLYCTLSTDSSGLLKAPSF, from the coding sequence ATGGAACAAGTTCTAACGCTAGTTTGCAAGCTACAACCCACCCCCAATCAAGTGATGAAATTTGAAGGGGTGCTCCATGCATTTGCAGATGCTTGCAACTACACCAACGAAGTTGTTAAACCGCAGATAACCAGCAAGGCTACTATTCAAAACATAGTTTATGAAGACCTGCGGGCTAAATTTGGAATGTCCGCTAATTTGGCGGTTAGGGCTTGCGCTAGAGTAGGGGCTAATCGCTTGACGGCGAAGAAAAAAGGGAAGCCCGTCAAGCTATTTAAGCCTACTTCGGTTGATTATGATGCCCGGATTTTCGCATTTAGAGAAAAAGATTGGACAGTTAGTTTAACCACTACTCAAGGTCGGGAACATATCAAAATTGACGCGGGAAACTATCAACGGGGTAAGCTCAAAGGTAGAAAACCGACTTCTGCTCAATTATGTAAACACCGAGATGGGCAATACTATATCCACATCCAATTAAAAGATGAGGTTCCCGATCCACAAACCACTAAAACAGTGATTGGTGTTGATTTTGGGCGTCGCGATATCGCAGTGACCAGCGACGGTGACACATGGAGTGGTGAAAAGTTAACAAAAACCAGAGACAAGTATTCAAAGGTCAGAGCGTCTCTCCAGAAAAAAGCTTCCACACGCACAAGGTCGAGTCGGCGTCGTTGTCGGCAAATCTTGGCACGGCTATCGGGGCGAGAGAGACGGTTTCAAACATGGGTTAACCATAAAATTAGCAAAACAATCATCCAACAAGCCAAGCATACACAAGCATTTGTGGCAATTGAGGATTTAACAGGTATCCGCGAACGTACCAACCAAAAACCTCGCAACAAAACAGAGCGTCGTAGGAGCAACTCATGGGCTTTCTACCAGTTGCGGATGTTCTTGGAGTATAAAGGATTGAGGGATGGTGTTGAAGTTATCACCGTTCCACCTGCCTATACCTCGCAAACTTGCCACTACTGTTTGCACATTGGACAGCGATCTGATAAGAAGTTCAAGTGCATCAATCCCGATTGCAATTGGTCAGGTGATGCGGACTTGAATGGATCGCGGATGATTGCAGCTTTGGGGCTGTCTGTAAACCAGCCTGGAGGCTCGAATGGTTTGTATTGTACCCTCAGTACAGACTCTTCAGGGCTACTAAAAGCCCCCTCCTTCTAG